DNA from Comamonas serinivorans:
TAGTAGTGCTTGCCGCCCAGCTCTTGCCAATAGGTCTTGAGGAAGCGCGCGTCGTCGCGCCACACGGTCTGCATGAAGCCCGGGGGCAGAGGGGCTTCGATCATCACCACGCCCTTCTGGTCGGCGCCCTGCAGCACCTCGCCGCTCTGGTCGTCGATGAGGCGGACTTGGTAGCCCACCATGGGCACGCCGGCGCTGCCCAGAGCCGGCGTGCGGCGCTCCACCCCGTTGGCCGTGCCCAGGATGGGCCAGCCCGATTCGGTCTGCCAGTAGTTGTCGACGATGGGGATGCCCAGCGTCTGCTGCAGCCAGGCCGAGGTGGTCTCGTCCAGCGGCTCGCCGGCGACGAACAGCGCGCGCAGGCTGTCGAGCTTGTGCTGTTGGATCGCTTCGGCGCCTTCTTTTTTGAGGATGCGCATGGCCGTGGGCGCGCTGAACATGATGTTGACGCGGTGTTGCTCGACCAGCTGCCACCAGATGCCGGCGTCGGGGCGAATCGGCAGGCCCTCGTAGACCACGGTGGCCATGCCGGCGATCAGCGGCGCGTAGACGATGTAGCTGTGGCCCACCACCCAGCCCACGTCGCTGGTGGTGAACATGGTGTCGCCGGCCGCGCCCAGGTAGATGTGCTTCATGCTGGCGGCCAGGGCCACGGCGTAGCCGCCGGTGTCGCGCTGCACGCCCTTGGGCTTGCCCGTGGTGCCGCTGGTGTACAGGATGTAGCTGGGGTGCTCGGACGCCACCCATTCGCAAGGCACAGACTTGCCCCATTGGGCCTGGCGTTGCTCGGCATAGTCCACATCGCGGCCGGCGGTCATCTCGGGCGCGACCAAGCCGCGATTCACGATGAGCACGTGCGCCGGCTTGTGCGCCGACAGCTCGATGGCCTTGTCGAGCAGCGGCTTGTAGGCCATGGCTTTGCCGCCGCGCGAGCCGGCGTCGGCGCTGACGATGAGCTTGGGCGACGCGTCTTCGATGCGCGTGGCCAGGCTGACGCTGGCAAAGCCGCCGAACACCACCGAATGGATGGCCCCCAGGCGCACAGCAGCCAGCATGGCGAACAGCGCCTCGGGCACCATGGGCATGTAGATCAGCACGCGGTCGCCCTTGGTCACGCCCAGCGCCTGGTAGGTGGCGGCCATGGCCTGCACCTCGTCCAGCAGCTGGGCGTAGGTGTAGGTGCGTTCCTGGTTGACCTCGGTCGAATGCCAGATCAGGGCCGGCTGATCGGGCCGCGTGGCGGCATGGCGGTCGACGGCGTTGTGGCACAGGTTGAGTTCACCGCCGGCGAACCAGGTCTCGAACGGCGAGCGGCTGCCGTCGTGCACCTGGGTGAAGGGCGTGTGCCAGTCGATGGCCTTGGCCTGTTCACCCCAGAAGGCCTTCGGATCGTGGATGGACTGCTCGTGAAGCTCGGCGTAGCGCATGGGCACCTCGGGTGTGATCGTTTGCAGGATGTGGGTCGTCTCGATGATGCATCAGCCCGTGCCGCGGGCAGTCCCCCAAGCTGCAGGCGGGGCACAGCTTCGGCCGCCCGGAGGCATTCCCGGAGGGCAATCAAAACAAGCAGTATGCAGTCATCAACGATGTTGATTCATCGACCATGAACCGATACTGGCTCATCGTGGTGCAAACCGGCCAACAGCCGGTGGCGCATGCAACGCCCGGGTGCGTGGCAATTCGTCACATTCCTTCGGGCAGCGCGCAGGGACGCTCGGCCACCAGCGTCCCGCGGCCAACACCGCCGACACGCTGACCTTCAGGCTGTCGGCCGCGGTCGGGCTGCCCTCAGAAGCGGAACCACACGATCACGCCCGACGTCAGCAGGCAGGCCGCGGCGTTGGCCAGGCTCACGCCGATCGCCTTGTCGATGCGGTGGCCGTTCTGCTCGTACAGCCAGGCCGCCATGGTGGCGTTGGCCCCGACCCAGATCAGCCAAGTCCACAGCGAATGCTGGTGGGAGTCGCGCGTCTGCAGGATGGCGAGGACCGTGGGCGCATAGGCGGCCAGGCGGGCGCCCGTCAGCAGCATGAAGGCCCAGGTCAGCACGCGCAGGTAGGTTTGCCGCCAGGTGGACGGGGGGGTGCTGGCGCAGGTGTCGGGCGCCAGGCTGTCGGCTTGAAGCGGTGTCATGGGAATCCGGCACGCGGGCCGCCGTCACATGCGCTGGGCTTGCAGCAGCCCCGCCAGGCTGACCGGCAGCTGGTCCAGGTTCCACCCCACGGGGCCTGGGCAGGGGCGCGCCGGCGGGGTGGCCGTGCGGCTGGATGGGCTGTCAGACCAGACGGTGCACCCAGTCTGGACGCGCGGCGCATGCCCGCTGGCAGACCGGCGCCTGGCCGGCGCCCAGCCCGCGCATCGACCGCCGTCCGGGCGGCCAGGGCCTCGACATGGGGAGCGGTGATGGGCGTGGTGTCGCATGACGGGTCCTCCTTGGGGCTGCAGAACCCGTCCGCGCCGACTGGGCGGCTTTCAGGCGGGTGCAGCGAAGGCCACACGATAGGCAAGCGCGTGGCTTTTTTCTTGGGCTGGCGCGAAGTGACCTGGGCTTGGGACGAAGCCTCCTCTACACTGTCGTGCATGGATCCAAAGGGGGCCAATGTGATCGAATCAGGCATCACTGCATCGGTTACTCCGATGTATGGCACAAAGTGGTTAAGAAGCCCGGTCATGACCAGCTTGCAGGACCTGCGGGCCTTTCAGGATGAGTTCACGCAATTCCTGTCAGGTGTTCAGGTGGAACCCCTGCACGGCGACACGCTGGAGACCGTGGGCGCCTTGACCGTCCTCGAAGGCATGGTCATCAGCACCGCGCAGACCACGCCCACACGCTGCTTTCACCTGGCGGCGGGCACCGGCTCGGACGACGCCGTGGTGTTCATGGGCGCGCCCGCCGGCAACCTGCAGCTGCAGGCCCAGGGGCAGGAATGGCGCCTGGGTGTGGGCGACGCCATCTTCACCGTGCCGGGGCGGCACCGCGTCGAAACCCATGTACCCACCCAGCTGTGTGGCGTGATGCTGAGCCGCTCGCTGCTGGGTTCCTTGGTCGGCGATGTGGACGCCGGCTTGTGGCGCCCGCTGCGCGCCCACCCGGCCACGGCCTTGCTGACGCAATACGCCTGCCTGCTGCGCGACCAGGACGCCGCCGCGCTGGCCCTGCCCGAGCTGCGCCGCGCCGCCGTGTTGCACATGCATGACCTGGCCGCGCTGCTGATCGGGGCCACGGGCGATGCCGCCCAACTGGCCCGGGGGCGCGGCGTAGCAGCCGCACGGCTGCTGGCCGTGCGCCAGGACATCGCCGCGCACCACGCCGACCCGGGCCTGTCGGTGGCCGACGTGGCGCGGCGCCAGGGTGTGACGCCGCGCCATGTGCAGGCGTTGCTGGAGGAGGCCGGCGAGACCTTCACGGCCCTGGTGCTCGCGCACCGCCTGGCGTCCGCCCACCACCTGCTGACCGACGCCCGCCTGGCTCGGCGCACAGTCAGCGCCATCGCCCTGGACGCGGGTTTTGGCGACCTCTCCTACTTCAACCGCAGCTTCCGGCGCCGCTATGGGATGACGCCCACCGAGGCGCGTGCAGCTGGACGCGACCCAGGTGGCGGCCATCCGCCGCGCCGATGACGGTGGAGGGCGCGGGTGCGGTGACCGTTGAGGCCATCCCGGTCGCGCCCTGTCGTGCGACCCGCGCGATGGGTTGCGGCCACAAACGGATCGGGCGATGCCGGCCGCATCAGCCAGGACCGGCCTTGCGCCGCCCGAGCGCGATGCATGGCTTGGACCGCAGCCGGCTCCGCGTGCTGGCGCGATTCGGCGTCGCCTTGGGCCTGCGGCCAACGCTGCTGCAGGCGACACCCGCAGGCCCAGCCCAGCTAGCGAGCCGGCCTGCCCCGGTGAAGACGCGATGGCGGCATGGCCCGGCCATGCCTATCATCGCTGCACGACCGCCCGTTACTTGCCGCTCATGCACCCTTTCGACACCGTGATCGTCGGCGCCGGCACCGCCGGCAGCCTCCTGGCCAAGCGCCTGAGCCATGAGCGCCAGCATCGCGTGCTGCTCATCGAGGCCGGCCAGCGCGACGATTACGCCTGGATCCACATCCCCGTAGGCTACCTCTACTGCATCGGCAACCCGCGCACCGACTGGCTCTACCAGACCGAGCCCAGTGCCGGCCTCAACGGGCGCCAGCTGCTGTACCCGCGCGGCAAGACCCTGGGCGGCTGTTCGTCCATCAACGGCATGATCTACATGCGCGGCCAGGCCCGCGACTACGACCACTGGGCCGAGCTCCTGGGCGACGAGGCCTGGCGCTGGGACCAGGTGCTGCCCGCCTTCATGGCCCACGAAGACCACTGGCTGGGCGACGCCGGCCAGTCGCCCGATGCCGAGTTCGCGCGCTACCACGGCCATGGCGGCGAATGGCGCGTCGAAAAGCAGCGCCTGCGCTGGGACATCCTCGACGCGTTCGCGCGTGCGGCCGAGCAGGCCGGCATCCCGGCCACGGCCGATTTCAACCGCGGCGACAACGAAGGCGTGGGCTACTTCCAGGTCAACCAGAAGGACGGCTGGCGCTGGAACACCGCCAAGGCCTTTTTGCGCCCGGCCTGCTATGGGCGCCCGAACTTCGAGATGTGGACCGGCGCGCAGGTCGCCAAGCTGCTGGTCGAGCGCGAGGCGGACGGCCGCCTGCGCTGCCACGGCGTGTGCGTGAAGGTCAACGACGAGCTGGTGGAGGTGCAGGCGGGCCAGGTGCTGCTGTGCGCGGGCGCCATCAATTCGCCCCAGCTGCTGCAGCTGTCGGGCATCGGCCCTGGGGCCCTGCTGCAGCGGCATGGCCTGCCCGTGCTGGCCGATCTGCCCGGCGTGGGCAGCAACCTGCAGGACCACCTGCAGATCCGCGCCGTCTACAAGATCAGGAACGCGCCCACGCTGAACGTGCTGGCCTCGTCCATGCTGGGCAAGGCCCGCATCGGGCTGGAGTACCTGTTCAAGCGCAGCGGCCCCATGAGCATGGCGCCCTCGCAGCTGGGCGCGTTCACACGCTCGTCGCCCGACCGGCCCTGGCCCAACATCCAGTACCACGTGCAGCCGCTCTCGCTCGATGCCTTCGGCCAGCCGCTGCACGCCTTCCCGGCGTTCACGGCCAGCGTCTGCAACCTCAACCCCACCAGCCGCGGCACCGTGCAGATCACCAGCGCGGACTGGCACCAGGCGCCCGCCATCCAGCCCAACTACCTGTCGACCGCGGAAGACCGCCAGGTCGCCGCCGACAGCCTGCGCGTGACCCGGCGCATCGCGGCGCAGCCGGCCCTCGCCCCCTACGCGCCCGAGGAATGGAAGCCCGGCGCGCAGCACGAATCGGACGCCGACCTGGTGCGCCTCGCGGGCGACATCGCCACCACCATCTTTCACCCCGTGGGCACGACCCGCATGGGGGGCGACGGCGACCCCATGGCCGTGCTGACGCCCCGTTTCGAGGTGCGCGACGGCCGCGGCGGCACCATCGCCGGCCTGCGCGTGGTCGATGCAGGCGCCATGCCCACCATCACCAGCGGCAACACCAACAGCCCCACGCTGATGATGGCCGAGCGCGCCGCCGGCTGGCTGCGGCAAGCGGCCCGCCGCTGACGTCAGCGACGGCCGCGCGAGGTGAGCAGGTGAGCAGGTGAGCAGGTGAGCAGGTGAGCAGGTGAGCAGGTGAGCAGGTGAGCAGGTGAGCAGGTGAGCAACAGTATCCACCACCTTCCGTTTTCCATGCAACGAGAGAGCAGCCATACTGCCTGCCTTCTCCATCACCCCTTTTGGACACATCGACCAGCCGTCCCGTCCCTGCGCATGGCACAGGCCAGGTGGCGCACAGCGCCTCGCTCAGCGCAGGCAGGCACCCCAGCTGAACGGTGCCAGCAGGCCACGGCCCGGCCCGACAGCGAGACCGCGCGCCACCCCACCAAACCCGGTCACGCGGTTTCAGGGCGAAGCCGACACAGGCGCGCCAGCCTGCCGGACCTGGGTGACGCCACAGGCCAGGCCAGCGCCTGCCGCGTACTCGACCTCGATCTGGAGGGCGTCGCCCGGCGACTCCGCCCCGCCATGCCATCATCGCCGGCATGTCCGCCCCTGCCTTCATGCCCCCGCCCGCCCCCCTGCCGCGCGTGCTGTTCGTGTGCACCGGCAACATCTGCCGCTCGCCCACGGCCCATGCGCTGCTGGCGCACAAGGCCCGCCAACGCGGCTGGCCCATGACCGTGGACAGCGCCGCCGTCTCGAACGAGGAAGCCGGTCGCCCCATGGACGCGCGCAGCGCCCGCGAGCTGACACGGCGCGGCTACCCGCCACTCACCCATCGCGCCCGCCAGGTGGTGGCGGCAGATTTTTCGCGCTTTGACCTCGTCATCGGCATGACCCAGGCCCATGTGCACGCCCTGCAGCGCCAGCGCGAGCGGGCCCGGCACAGCGCCCCCGGCGCCGAGCTGGCCACGGTGCGGCGCATGCTGGACGTGCTGCCCGGCCCCTTGCATGGCCAGGACGTGCCCGACCCCTGGTATGGCGGCGAGGCCGATTTCATCCACGCCTTCGACCTCATCGACCAGGCCGTGGAGGCCTGGCTGGCCGACTGGGCCAGGCCGACGCCCGCCGACCTGGCGGAACGGCCGCGGGCGGACGCCTGACGCCGCCGTTACCCTCGGCCCAGCCCGGCGCGCATGCGGGTGCCTGGTCAGCGCACGGCGAGCCCGCCGAACCAGCGGGGCATCGGTCGACGTCGCCTCGGGGGTGCGCCATCCACTTCAGCGCCGGACCCGGCCGTGAACCAAAGGGTTGGATCGGGGGCGTGATCGGCCGCTGGATCAACCTGGGGATCGGCAGGCGGCCAAGGCCGCGCCAGGCCCGTGCCCAGACGACCACCGAGACTGCGAACATCCGCCCGGCACCAGGCCGGCCGGCTGCCGGCATGCGCTCAGGACGCCGCGCGCACCAGCGTGCTTTTGCCGAACAGGCTTTGCAGCAGGTCCAGCACCAGCTCGGCCGTCTGGTTGCGCACGTCCAGCACGGGGTTGAGCTCCACCAGGTCCATGGAGCCCAGGCAGCCGGTGTCGGCCAGCATCTCCATGCACAACTGGGCCTCGCGGTAGGTGGGGCCGCCGCGCGCGGTGGTGCCGGTGCCCGGCGCCAGCTCGGGGTCGAGGAAGTCGACGTCGAAACTCAGGTGGAGGTGCACATCGGGCGCGTGCACGTCGCGCAGCACGCGGCGCATCACCTCGGGCATGCCCAGCTCGTCGATGGCGCGCATGTCATAGGCCTCGATGCCGAAGCGGGCGATGCGCGCTTTTTCCGCCGCGTCCACGCTGCGCAGGCCGACCTGGCGCAAGGCCGTGGCCGGCAAGGGCGGGCGCGCCAGGGCCTGCAAGGCCTGGGGCCCATGGCCGAGCAGCACCGACACCGGCATGCCGTGGATGTTGCCGCTGGGCGAGCTGCGCGCGTCGTTGCAGTCGGCATGGGCGTCCAGCCAGACCACGCGCAGGGTTTTGCCCTGGCGCGCGCAGTGCTGCGCCACGGCCGGGATGGAGCCCATGGCCAGGTGGTGGTCGCCCCCGAGCAGCAGTGGCAGGCTGCCGCCGGCCAGGGCCTGGGCCACTGCCTCGTGCACCAGGCCGCACCAGCGCACGCACGCGTCCAGGTGGTGCAGGCCACTGCGGTCGGGGCGGGGCTGGCGGTGCACGGCGCTGGCCGGGCCCCGCAGGTTGCCGCCGTCCTGCACGGCCACGCCCTGAGCGGCAAGGGCGTCAGCCAGGCCGGCGATGCGCAAGGCATCGGGCCCCAGCCGGGCGCCGGCACGGGCGGCGCCGGCGTCGCAGGGCGCGCCGATGAGGCGCACGCGTTGTGGTTGATCGATCGGGGTATGGCCATCTTCCCATTGTGAAGAAGACGATAAATGAGGCGTACTGCTGTTCATGGTGACGTGATCCTGAGGTCGACTGGGTGGCTTGGGCCCATTCTGCGCGGCGGTTCAGGCCTGCGCCAGAGGGCCCGGTCTTGCCGGCCGGCCGCCAGCGCTGCTCGGTGAGCAAGGCCTTACGGACCCGGCATCTGGCGTGCCCGCTCACCCCAACGCCGCCTGGAGCCGGCCGGCCAGGCGCAGGGCCTCGCGCTCGTCGGCGATGTTGGCAAAACCCATCAACAGCCCCTGGCGCGGCGGCGCCGCCATGTACCAGCGCGACAGCGGGTGCACCGCCAGGCCGGCGTCGCGGGCGCGCTCGGCCAGCGCCATGTCGCTGTCGCCATCGGCCAGCCGGGCCAGCAGGTGCAGGCCACCCGGCCGCAGGTCGATGCGCACCCGCTCGCCCAGCACGCGCTGAAACGCCCGCTGCGCGACGGCGCGGCGCTCGGCGTACAGCTGGCGCATCTTCTTCAGGTGGCGCGGGAAATGCCCTTGCGCCATGAAATCCGCCACGCTGGACTGCAGCAGGTAGGGGCTGCCCGCGTTCAAGTTGGACGACACCGCCTGAAACCGCCGCACCGCGCTGAGCGGCGCCACCGCATAAGCCAGCCGCAGGCCCGGAAACATCACCTTGCTGAAGGTGCCGGCGTAGATCACGCGGTCGTTCCGGTCCAGGCTCTTGAGGGCTGGCAAGGGCCGGCCCTGGTAGCGGAATTCGCTGTCGTAATCGTCCTCGATGATCCAGCTGCCGGCCTCGCTGGCCCAGTCGAGCAGCGCCATGCGGCGCTCGAGCGACAAGGTGACGCCCAGCGGGCTCTGGTTGGACGGCGTCACCATCGCGAACCGGGCGTAAGGGCTCAGCCGCCGCCCCTCGTCGACGCGCAGACCGTGCTCGTCGACCGGCACGGGCACCACCGTGACCGCCGCGTTGTGCAGAAAGGGCCGTGCCAGGATGTAGCCGGGATCTTCGAACCAAAAGGCATCGCCGGGGCTGGACAGGCTGCGCAGGCTCAGCTCCAGCGTGGTGCGCAAGCCGGTGGTGACGAAGACCTGCTCGGGCACACAGCTCACGCCGCGCGACACGCCCAGGTAGGTGGCGATGCGCTCGCGCAGCTCTTCGAAGCCCTGCGGATCGGGGTAGCCCAGCCGCATGGGTTCGCTGCCGCGCAGGCGATGCGTGACCAGCCGGTTCCACACCTTGCGTGGAAAGGCGTCGAGCGCGGGCAGGCCCAGCTGCAGCGGTTTGGGCGCCTTGCCGTCGTGGTCCACGATGGTGGCCGGGGCCACCGGGGGCAGACTGCCCTGCGGCCGGGCCACCACCGCCTGCGGCAGGCGGGGCGAGACCACCGTGCCCGCGGCCCCGCGACCCTGGAAATAGCCTTCATCCGCCAGGATGCGGTAGGCGAGGTCCACCGTGCTCCGCGCCAGGCTCAGCTCGGCCGCCAGCGCGCGGGCGGCGGGTACGCGATCGCCGGCCCGCAGGTGGCCCAACTCGATGGCCGTTTTGAAGCGCTGGCAGATCTGCAGGTACATCGGCTGGTCCAGCGTGCGATCGATGCGCAGCTGCAGCGCCGATGGCGTTTCAGCGTTGCGGAAAGAGGGGACAGACGTGTTCATGGCCTGGTCATTTTTGCATTTCTTGGCTGTTTCGACATGGCCAAGAGGCTCGCATACTTCGCTTCAACCCAGGCCTCAGCGGCCGCGGCCCTCTCCCTCTTTCAAGGACTTGGACATGCAAACCCGACTCGATTTCTACGCCGCCCATCCCGCCATCGTGAAGGCCCTCATGGGCGTGGAACAGCAGATTGCCAAAAGCCCGCTGGACACCCTGCTCAAGGAGCTGGTGCGCCTGCGCGCCTCGCAGATCAACGGCTGCGCCTTCTGCCTGGACATGCACGTGGCCGAGGCCACCCAGGCCGGCGAGTCCCCCCGCCGCCTGGCGACCGTTGCCGCCTGGCGGGAAACGCCGTTTTTCAGCGACCGCGAGCGCGCGGCGCTGGCCTGGACGGAATCGCTGACCCTCGTGTCCGACAACCACGTGCCCGATGCCGTGTGGGAGGCCGTGCGCCCGCACTTCACCGACACCGAACTGGTGGAGCTGACAGCCTTGATCACCTCGATCAACAGCTGGAACCGCCTGGCCATTGCCTTCCGCAAGATGCCGTCGTGAACCGGAGCCTCCACATGAAAATCCTCGTCATCGGCGGCAGCGGGCTGATCGGCTCCAAGGTCGTGAACAACCTGCGTCAACTGGGGTATGAAGTCACAGCCGGCTCTCCCAAAACGGGCATCAATGCATACACCGGCGAAGGCTTGACCGAAGCCCTGCGCGACACCCAGGTGGTCATCGACGTGAGCAACTCGCCCTCGTTCGAAGACCGGGCGGTCCTGGACTTCTTCGAGACCTCGGGCCGCAAGCTGCTGGCGGCAGAAGCAGCCGCCGGCGTGCAGCACCACATTGCGCTGTCGGTCGTGGGCACGGAGCGCCTGCAGGACAGCGGCTACTTCCGCGCCAAGCTGGCGCAGGAGGCCCTGATCGAGGCCGCGGGTCTGCCCTACACCATCGTGCGCTCCACCCAGTTCTTCGAATTCCTGGGCGGCATCGCCCAGTCCAGCACGACGGGCAACGCCATCCGCCTGTCGACGGCGCCGGTGCAGCCGATCTCGTCCGACGACATCGCCGCGATCGTCGCCGACACGGCGCTGGCCCCGCCGCTGAACGGCCGCTTCGACGCCGCCGGGCCTGAACGGCTTGGGCTGGCCACGTTGATGGCGCACTACCTGCAGCGGCTGGGCGACCCGCGCACCGTGGTGCCGGATCCCCAGGCGCCGTACTACGGCGCCCAGCTGGACGCGCAATCGCTGGTGCCGGCCGGCCCGCGCGACTGGGCAGCACCCGCTTCGCGGCCTGGTTCGGCAAATCGTATGGCGCATGACCCGGCCGCCGGCGGGCCCGCCCTGGACCTGCGCCACGTGGACAACGACGCCGAGCTGCAGGCCTCGTTCGCCGTCATGCAGGCGCTGCGTCCCCACTGGCAGGACGCCGCCCGCTACCGCGAACAGTTCGCGCGGCAACGCACCCAGGGCTACCGCCTGCAGCACACGCTGCTGCATGGCCGTTCGGTGGTCGTCGACGACCGGGTCGTGACGGCATCGGCGCGCGGGCTGCGCGTGGGCGAGCGCCTGGTGCAAGCGGTGCGCCAGCAGGCGCGGCAGCTGCAGGCCCACCACCTGGTGCTGGACACCGGTCTGCACATGGCGCTGGCCCAGCGCTTTGACGTTCGCCAGGGGCTGCTCGCCCGTGGTCTGCACTTTGTCGAACCCCTGTAACCCCCATGAAACGCATCCTGCTTGTGAACAGCGGCCCGCACGGCACCGACAGCCATGGCCACCAGCTGGTCACCAACCTGCTGGCCGACGCGGCCATGCCGGCCCACCGGGTGACCGTGCGCGACCTCGTGGCCTCGCCACTGCCGCCCATCGGCCGCGACTACGCGCTGGCCATCACCGCCAACGCCGCGCCCGAGGCACCCGCATTCGCCTGGTCGGAGAAGCTCATCGTCGAACTTGAGGCAGCGAGGTGCTGCTGATCGTCACGCCCATGCACAACTTCACCGTGCCGGCGACGCTCAAGCTCTGGCTGGATCACGTCATCCGCATCCACCGCAGCTTTGCCCCGTCGCCCGAGGGCAAGCTCGGCCTGGTGAAAGACCGGCCCACCTTCGTGCTGGTCAGCTCGGGCGGCTTTCACACCGGCGAGCGCGCCCGGCAGGCGGATTTCCTGACGCCTTACCTGCGCTACGCGCTCGCCTCCATCGGCATCGCCGACGTGCGCTTCATCCTGCTGCAAGGGCTGGTGTTCGGCCCCGACGCCGTGGCCAGCGCCGTGCAAGCCGCGCGTGGCCAGCTGCGCGATGCGCTGATCCAGGCCACGGCCGCCTGAGCCCGCGCCGATCCACACAGGGCGCGCTCGACGCACGTGCCGCTCCACGCGAGGGCGGCAGCGGCGCGATTTGGCGTCGGCCTGGCGACCGCGACCACCGGTCAGCCTGGCCGGGACGCGCCGGCTGCGCGTAGACTCTGGCGCATGGCGTTCTGCTTGCAGGGTTTCCCCGTCTCGCGTGGCGTGGCCATTGGCCGCGCTGTCCGCATTGCGCCCACGCACCTGGACGTGGCGCGCTACTTCATCGAACCCGATCAGGTCGATGCGGAGTGGGAGCGCCTGCGCGCCGCACGCGACGCGGTGGCGCACGAGCTGCGCCAGCTCGCGCTCAGCCTGCAGCGCGACAAGGCGGCCGAAACCTCGTCCGAGCTGCTGGCCCTGCTCGAGGTGCACCTCATGCTGCTGCACGACGAAATGCTGGCGGCCAGCGTGCGCGACATCATCACCCAGCGCCGCTACGGCGCCGAGTGGGCGCTGGTGACGCAGCTGGAGATCACCTCCAAGCAGTTCGACGAGATGGCCGACCCCTACCTGCGCGAGCGCAAGGCCGATGTGCAGCAGGTGGTCGACCGCATGCTGCGCCACCTGAAGGGCACGCCCAGCCCCACCAGCCTGTCAGCCAGTGCCACCACCCAGCTGAACGCGGGGCAGGGCGAGGCGGCCAACACGCCGCTGGTGCTGGTCGCACACGACCTGTCGCCGGCCGACATGCTGAATTTCAAGAAGACGGTGTTCGCCGGCTTCGTGACCGACGTGGGCGGCAAAACCAGCCACACGGCCATCGTGGCACGCAGCATGGACATCCCGGCCGTGGTCGGTGCCCGCTCGGCCAGCCAGCTGGTGCGCCAGGGCGACATGGTCATCATCGACGGCGACGCGGGCGTGCTCATCGTCGAGCCCTCGCCCATCCTGCTGCAGGAATACGCCTTCAAGCAACGCCAGGGCGAGATCGAGCGCGAGCGCCTGAACCGCCTCATCCACACCCCGGCCGTCACGCTCGACGGCCAGGAGATCGAGCTGCTGGCCAACATCGAGGTGCCCAGCGACGCCACGGCGGCGCGCAACGTGGGCGCCATGGGCGTGGGCCTGTTCCGCAGCGAATTCCTCTTCATGGGCCGCGGCGGCGATTTGCCCAGCGAAGACGAGCAGTACGAGTCCTACCGCCTGGCCGTGCAGAACATGAACGGCCGCCCCGTCACCATCCGCACGGTGGACGTGGGCGCCGACAAGCCGCTGGACGGCCACAAGAGCGACCAGCTGAACCCGGCGCTGGGCCTGCGCGCGATCCGCTGGAGCCTGTCCGAGCCCAGCATGTTCCTCGCCCAGCTGCGCGCCATCTTGCGCGCCGCCGCCCATGGCCCGGTGCACCTGCTGCTGCCCATGCTGGGCAGCGTGAAAGAGGCCAAGCAGGCGCTGGGCTTCATCGAACGCGCGCGCCAGGAGCTGCAGGCCCGCGATGTCGCGCACGGCGCGGTGCAGGTTGGCGCC
Protein-coding regions in this window:
- a CDS encoding PLP-dependent aminotransferase family protein gives rise to the protein MNTSVPSFRNAETPSALQLRIDRTLDQPMYLQICQRFKTAIELGHLRAGDRVPAARALAAELSLARSTVDLAYRILADEGYFQGRGAAGTVVSPRLPQAVVARPQGSLPPVAPATIVDHDGKAPKPLQLGLPALDAFPRKVWNRLVTHRLRGSEPMRLGYPDPQGFEELRERIATYLGVSRGVSCVPEQVFVTTGLRTTLELSLRSLSSPGDAFWFEDPGYILARPFLHNAAVTVVPVPVDEHGLRVDEGRRLSPYARFAMVTPSNQSPLGVTLSLERRMALLDWASEAGSWIIEDDYDSEFRYQGRPLPALKSLDRNDRVIYAGTFSKVMFPGLRLAYAVAPLSAVRRFQAVSSNLNAGSPYLLQSSVADFMAQGHFPRHLKKMRQLYAERRAVAQRAFQRVLGERVRIDLRPGGLHLLARLADGDSDMALAERARDAGLAVHPLSRWYMAAPPRQGLLMGFANIADEREALRLAGRLQAALG
- a CDS encoding carboxymuconolactone decarboxylase family protein; the encoded protein is MQTRLDFYAAHPAIVKALMGVEQQIAKSPLDTLLKELVRLRASQINGCAFCLDMHVAEATQAGESPRRLATVAAWRETPFFSDRERAALAWTESLTLVSDNHVPDAVWEAVRPHFTDTELVELTALITSINSWNRLAIAFRKMPS
- the ptsP gene encoding phosphoenolpyruvate--protein phosphotransferase — its product is MAFCLQGFPVSRGVAIGRAVRIAPTHLDVARYFIEPDQVDAEWERLRAARDAVAHELRQLALSLQRDKAAETSSELLALLEVHLMLLHDEMLAASVRDIITQRRYGAEWALVTQLEITSKQFDEMADPYLRERKADVQQVVDRMLRHLKGTPSPTSLSASATTQLNAGQGEAANTPLVLVAHDLSPADMLNFKKTVFAGFVTDVGGKTSHTAIVARSMDIPAVVGARSASQLVRQGDMVIIDGDAGVLIVEPSPILLQEYAFKQRQGEIERERLNRLIHTPAVTLDGQEIELLANIEVPSDATAARNVGAMGVGLFRSEFLFMGRGGDLPSEDEQYESYRLAVQNMNGRPVTIRTVDVGADKPLDGHKSDQLNPALGLRAIRWSLSEPSMFLAQLRAILRAAAHGPVHLLLPMLGSVKEAKQALGFIERARQELQARDVAHGAVQVGAMIEVPGAALMAREFAQLFDFLSIGTNDLIQYTLAIDRADEAVAHLYDPLHPAVLRLVETTIREGRAAGKPVTVCGEMAGDPSMTRLLLGLGLRSFSMHPTRILPIKKEVLQSDTHKLAPWANALLRSDDVQAAMDHAPGG